One window of Aspergillus oryzae RIB40 DNA, chromosome 3 genomic DNA carries:
- a CDS encoding putative RING finger protein (predicted protein) has protein sequence MGDHSDKHSPAAPLGYLAPVCAGLLVISVWYRHFRRDRRNAGFLDLESVPFRRGSTVISSGEVDKQFPLMKYSDWWAGRSRKESIAKETIGSLSSASEDPKNGLEDKEIAITVPEGHVQKTNSAENAPDTQIDKAQERVRGSGNACEHDTDDAASETGCLCAICMDSFEGETYIRPLTCGHIFHSSCVDPWLTKRRASCPLCNKSFGDHEASNREETVAHIFPVLAVPRAAMLRSDVFPRTI, from the exons ATGGGAGATCATTCTGACAAGCACTCTCCCGCAGCTCCCCTCGGTTACCTCGCACCTGTCTGCGCCGGTCTTCTCGTGATCAGTGTTTG GTATCGCCATTTTCGTCGTGACCGACGGAATGCTGGTTTCTTGGATCTTGAAAGTGTTCCCTTTCGACGCGGATCTACGGTTATCTCAAGCGGCGAGGTCGACAAGCAATTCCCGTTGATGAAGTACAGCGACTGGTGGGCAGGTCGAAGTAGAAAGGAGAGTATAGCGAAAGAGACTATTGGATCGCTTAGTTCGGCGTCAGAAGACCCCAAAAATGGTCTGGAAGACAAGGAGATAGCAATTACCGTCCCTGAAGGCCATGTCCAAAAGACAAACTCTGCTGAGAATGCTCCAGACACTCAAATAGACAAGGCACAGGAACGTGTTCGCGGCTCAGGGAATGCTTGTGAGCACGACACTGATGATGCAGCCAGCGAGACGGGATGCCTATGTGCGATTTGCATGGATTCTTTTGAAGGTGAAACATATATTCGGCCTCTGACATGCGGCCACATTTTCCACTCTTCTTGCGTGGATCCCTGGCTCACAAAGCGACGTGCAAGCTGTCCTTTGTGCAATAAGAGCTTCGGTGATCATGAAGCAAGTAATAGGGAGGAAACGGTTGCACATATATTCCCCGTTCTTGCCGTGCCAAGGGCAGCAATGCTTAGAAGTGACGTTTTTCCCAGGACAATCTGA
- a CDS encoding uncharacterized protein (predicted protein), whose protein sequence is MLISEKHTALYPGNKEILVPFEPASVDIFKSNEVHCMSMYANPNMSYLFIDNTHLSPTLERRYRLSTRWGTCRPLPVSFSPRHGNQHILRRSSRISRSIAAGSVKRLSFDDYVMTATFMIYTSLLILIQVSSRHGTNLFPTEETQQILSDPQQVRDRIYGSKIVIGLEQCMLFSTWGVKICMLSLFWRLTANIRFLHLYVKAIAVYVAVGFVVIMVTYFGVYCRPFEQYWQLPVENIQCATYQHYSITQAVFNISSDAAMLVVPVPLLMKTQLKARRKFILVCIMSLGVFTIFAAILNKVYNFLSPLTTMYQIWYIREASTAIYVANLICLWPLLRKLFGLKAFQSNSKHYRHHGAHLIKESPGASQSPGTTVSSQSRPSFSIPRLHLSRLGSGRTVQNVVHKGSDEMHPSPEATNKMSLTRLDTKEATHQEKKGLGEPGPTTLETHASYDLEAGDIGHIDYHSSLKFG, encoded by the exons ATGCTCATAAGCGAGAAACATACTGCACTGTATCCAGGAAACAAGGAGATTTTGGTCCCTTTTGAACCTGCTAGTGTTGACATCTTTAAGTCCAATGAAGTCCATTGTATGTCCATGTATGCCAACCCGAATATGTCCTATCTCTTCATAGACAATACACACCTTAGTCCTACCTTAGAGAGGCGTTATAGGCTGTCAACAAGATGGGGAACGTGTCGCCCACTCCCCGTCAGCTTCTCACCGAGG CACGGAAATCAGCACATCTTACGCCGGTCATCTAGGATTTCTCGTTCCATTGCCGCTGGTTCGGTTAAGAGGTTGTCTT TTGACGACTATGTCATGACGGCAACTTTT ATGATCTATACTAGCTTATTGATTCTAATCCAAGTGTCCTCGAGACATGGAACGAATCTCTTTCCCACGGAAGAGACGCAGCAAATCCTCTCAGATCCCCAGCAAGTCAGAGACCGAATATACGGAAGCAAGATTGTCATCGGCCTGGAACAATGTATGCTGTTCTCGACGTGGGGCGTTAAGATATGCATGTTGAGCTTGTTCTGGCGGTTGACTGCGAATATCCGCTTCCTACATCTCTACGTCAAGGCTATCGCCGTCTATGTCGCCGTTGGCTTCGTTGTGATCATGGTCACCTACTTCGGAGTGTACTGCAGGCCTTTCGAGCAGTACTGGCAACTTCCAGTGGAGAATATACAGTGTGCAACCTATCAACACTATTCCATTACTCAAGCTGTCTTTAATATCTCCTCCGACGCTGCCATGCTAGTTGTCCCCGTCCCACTACTCATGAAGACTCAGCTAAAAGCTAGGAGAAAGTTCATTCTGGTCTGTATCATGAGCCTGGGGGTATTCACCATCTTCGCTGCGATACTCAACAAGGTATATAACTTTTTAAGTCCTCTTACGACGATGTACCAGATATGGTACATCCGAGAAGCAAGCACGGCGATATATGTGGCAAACTTGATCTGCCTCTGGCCGCTCCTGCGCAAATTATTTGGCCTGAAGGCGTTCCAGTCCAATAGCAAGCATTACCGACATCATGGTGCTCATCTGATCAAGGAATCACCCGGCGCCTCGCAGTCTCCAGGGACTACAGTCAGCTCACAATCACGACCATCCTTCTCAATCCCACGTCTTCATTTGAGCAGGCTTGGAAGCGGGAGGACCGTCCAAAACGTTGTGCACAAAGGGTCTGACGAAATGCATCCGAGCCCGGAAGCAACGAACAAAATGTCGCTCACTCGCCTGGATACAAAGGAGGCCACTcatcaagagaaaaaaggccTTGGAGAGCCGGGCCCCACCACTCTGGAGACGCATGCCTCGTATGACCTTGAGGCCGGAGATATTGGGCATATCGATTACCACTCCAGCTTGAAGTTTGGGTAA